From the genome of Prevotella herbatica, one region includes:
- a CDS encoding efflux RND transporter permease subunit yields MMKRSRFDPVEGVMRNRSIMLLIVSVFIVFGIYSLINMPKNEFPTFTVRQGVVAAVYPGATSAEVEEQVTKPLEKFLWGFKEIKKSKTYSESKDGMCYVFVELNDDIKNKDEFWSKFKIRLQQFKGELPSGVLALIANDDFGDTSAMLITLESKDKTYRQLHDYMDNLQDSLRTIPEVANMRIYGEQQEQIGIYVDRDRLSTYGLNTATLLASLKSQGMTIISGAVDNKSSVRPIHVVSNLSTENDVAQQIVFSDPSGNVIRLRDIATIKREYPQSDSYVKNNGKKCIVLSLEMNEGKNIVQFGDKVKDIMNRYKANLPSDVSIYTITDQSQVVNSSVVDFLKELCIAIVSVIVVIMLLLPMRVASVAAGTIPITIFIALGIFYAFGIELNTVTLAALIVTLGMIVDNSIVIIDCYIEKIDQGMSRWHAASMSAKEFFSSIFSATLAISITFFPLLITMKGMMLDFVKWFPIGVSIVLGVSLLIALFMVPWMQYTFIKKGLKEDKSKQKHKSFLEIIQHYYNILINACFRHPFITLGFGVFTVIIGGALFSQAPQKLMPRAERNQFAVEIYMPSGTAIERTAQVADSLQHLMKKDSRVLNITTFYGSGSPRFQTSYAPQIGGTNFAQFIVNTKDDEDTQALLDKFTPMYSNYFSDAQVRIKQLDYSDALSPVEIRFSGSNLAQLHKTVDSAMTIMRRDSDLLLVRSNFEGTTSGLNVIMNSDESNRLGINKTMLSLNLATRFGNGIPLTTVWEGDYPVNVMLKDVKSGKQNPDDLSNAMVSGLVPGVNVHLNQIANVKPDWHESMIVRRNGVRTISVFADVRRGVNLNTVTDRTLASLKSLSGKDVTMKAGGQRASDDENGPQIYGGLSISIIIIFVILIFHFRDIRMSVLIMFSLLFSLLGAALGIYIMHQDVSLTGVLGMISLMGIIVRNGIIMIDYAEELRKNNRISAKHAALQAAERRMRPVFLTSAAASMGVVPMVIQNSPMWGPMGVVVCFGTIMAMFFILTMIPVGYWMIFRIEDKKRHLKNEKERAKLIQSIVSAETE; encoded by the coding sequence ATGATGAAACGATCTAGATTTGATCCCGTAGAGGGAGTTATGCGCAATCGTAGCATCATGTTACTGATTGTGTCTGTATTCATTGTCTTTGGCATATATTCACTTATTAATATGCCTAAAAATGAATTCCCAACATTCACAGTACGTCAAGGTGTTGTAGCAGCGGTTTATCCAGGTGCCACTTCAGCTGAAGTAGAAGAACAAGTTACTAAACCTTTAGAGAAATTTCTTTGGGGATTTAAGGAAATAAAGAAGTCAAAGACATATTCAGAAAGCAAGGACGGAATGTGCTATGTTTTTGTGGAGTTGAATGACGATATAAAGAATAAGGATGAATTTTGGAGTAAATTTAAAATAAGACTTCAACAGTTTAAAGGTGAATTGCCGTCGGGGGTGTTGGCTTTAATAGCAAATGATGACTTTGGTGATACATCGGCAATGTTGATTACTCTGGAGAGTAAAGATAAAACTTACCGACAATTGCATGATTATATGGATAATCTGCAAGATAGTCTGCGTACTATTCCAGAGGTCGCCAATATGAGAATATATGGTGAACAGCAGGAACAGATTGGCATTTATGTAGACCGTGACCGTCTTTCTACTTATGGTTTGAACACAGCAACATTGCTTGCAAGTCTTAAGTCACAAGGCATGACTATAATAAGTGGAGCCGTTGACAATAAAAGCAGTGTAAGACCTATACACGTTGTGTCTAATCTTAGTACTGAAAATGATGTGGCGCAGCAAATTGTCTTTTCTGATCCATCAGGCAATGTGATACGTTTGCGTGATATCGCTACAATTAAGCGTGAATATCCTCAATCAGATTCTTATGTCAAAAATAATGGCAAAAAATGTATTGTCTTATCATTAGAGATGAACGAAGGTAAAAATATTGTTCAGTTCGGTGATAAGGTAAAGGATATCATGAATAGGTATAAGGCTAATTTGCCTTCAGATGTTAGCATATATACTATAACTGATCAGAGTCAGGTAGTAAACTCATCTGTTGTAGATTTCCTTAAAGAATTGTGTATAGCGATTGTTTCTGTCATCGTGGTCATCATGCTCCTATTGCCTATGCGTGTGGCGAGCGTTGCAGCAGGCACGATTCCTATTACGATATTTATTGCTTTGGGAATATTCTATGCTTTTGGTATAGAGTTGAATACGGTAACGCTGGCGGCACTGATTGTGACCCTTGGTATGATTGTTGATAATAGTATTGTTATCATAGACTGCTATATAGAGAAGATTGATCAGGGAATGAGTCGATGGCATGCTGCTTCTATGTCGGCAAAAGAATTCTTCTCATCAATATTCAGTGCCACGTTGGCTATTTCCATTACATTCTTCCCGTTGCTGATAACGATGAAGGGTATGATGTTGGATTTCGTAAAATGGTTCCCGATAGGTGTCTCTATTGTTCTTGGTGTGTCTTTGTTAATAGCGTTATTCATGGTACCATGGATGCAATATACATTTATAAAGAAAGGTCTAAAAGAAGATAAGAGTAAACAGAAACATAAATCTTTCTTGGAAATAATACAGCATTATTATAATATATTGATTAATGCTTGTTTCCGACATCCGTTTATTACATTGGGCTTTGGCGTATTTACTGTTATAATAGGAGGAGCTCTCTTTTCACAAGCTCCGCAGAAACTTATGCCAAGAGCAGAGCGTAACCAATTCGCTGTAGAAATATATATGCCTTCTGGCACTGCGATTGAACGTACTGCGCAAGTTGCTGATAGTTTGCAACATCTAATGAAGAAAGACAGTCGTGTACTTAATATCACTACATTCTATGGTAGCGGTTCTCCTCGCTTTCAGACTAGTTATGCTCCACAGATTGGCGGTACTAATTTTGCACAGTTTATTGTAAATACTAAAGATGATGAAGATACACAGGCTTTGCTTGATAAATTCACACCTATGTATTCTAATTATTTCAGTGATGCTCAAGTACGTATTAAACAATTAGACTATTCAGATGCTTTATCACCTGTTGAGATTAGATTTAGTGGTAGCAATCTAGCACAGTTGCATAAGACTGTAGATAGTGCCATGACCATTATGCGTCGTGACAGTGATTTATTGCTGGTAAGAAGTAATTTTGAAGGAACTACCAGTGGACTAAATGTGATAATGAACAGTGATGAATCTAATAGATTAGGCATAAACAAAACAATGTTGTCACTGAATCTTGCTACAAGATTTGGCAATGGCATCCCATTAACAACTGTATGGGAGGGAGACTATCCTGTAAATGTAATGCTCAAAGATGTAAAATCAGGGAAACAGAATCCTGATGATTTGAGCAATGCTATGGTTAGTGGTTTAGTTCCAGGAGTAAATGTGCATCTTAATCAGATTGCTAATGTGAAACCTGATTGGCACGAAAGCATGATTGTGAGGCGTAATGGAGTGAGAACAATTTCGGTTTTCGCTGATGTTCGTAGAGGTGTAAATCTAAATACAGTTACGGATAGAACGTTAGCATCTTTAAAATCACTATCTGGTAAAGATGTAACAATGAAAGCTGGTGGACAGCGTGCGAGTGATGATGAAAACGGACCACAGATATATGGTGGTTTGTCGATATCTATTATTATTATATTCGTGATACTGATTTTCCATTTCAGAGACATACGTATGTCTGTACTGATAATGTTTTCACTTCTGTTCTCTCTGCTAGGAGCAGCTTTGGGTATTTATATAATGCATCAGGATGTAAGTTTGACAGGTGTACTTGGAATGATATCGCTTATGGGAATTATAGTGAGAAATGGAATCATTATGATTGATTATGCAGAAGAACTGCGCAAGAATAATAGAATCAGTGCTAAGCATGCAGCTCTTCAGGCTGCAGAAAGACGTATGCGCCCTGTATTCCTCACGAGTGCTGCTGCATCAATGGGAGTTGTTCCTATGGTGATACAAAACTCACCAATGTGGGGACCTATGGGAGTCGTTGTATGCTTTGGTACAATCATGGCTATGTTCTTTATTCTCACAATGATACCTGTTGGATATTGGATGATATTCCGCATAGAAGATAAGAAACGTCATTTAAAGAATGAGAAAGAGCGTGCAAAGCTTATACAGAGTATCGTAAGTGCAGAAACTGAATAG
- a CDS encoding DUF4230 domain-containing protein — protein sequence MGNKNKSKLSIMSIIRNITVNPLLQVAIIAIAVIIVITGLYWLNKDNSISIEENKKIDLTPTMIKSIEDIGEWEFLQINDEELADTTKQGFFGDSELVRIYYGTLRLGINLHETNKDWLKVDNDTIKATLPQIKLLDNDFIDEARTKPFSETGTWTDKDRKALYTKAYKAMKSRCMTTKNINKAKDNARIQFDNILHSMGFEYVKIRFDK from the coding sequence ATGGGAAATAAAAATAAATCAAAACTCAGCATAATGTCTATTATCCGCAATATTACGGTAAATCCATTACTTCAAGTTGCGATAATCGCTATAGCAGTCATCATTGTTATAACTGGACTGTATTGGCTAAACAAGGATAATAGCATAAGCATTGAAGAAAACAAGAAGATTGACCTTACGCCAACAATGATAAAATCTATTGAAGACATAGGTGAATGGGAATTTCTGCAGATAAATGATGAAGAGTTGGCTGATACAACTAAGCAAGGTTTCTTTGGAGACAGTGAACTCGTCAGAATATATTACGGGACACTTAGACTAGGAATCAATCTGCACGAAACAAATAAAGACTGGCTAAAAGTAGACAACGACACCATAAAGGCAACACTGCCACAGATAAAGTTGCTTGATAATGATTTCATTGATGAGGCAAGAACAAAGCCATTCTCAGAAACAGGAACATGGACCGACAAAGACCGTAAAGCATTATACACAAAGGCATACAAAGCGATGAAAAGCCGGTGCATGACAACAAAAAACATTAATAAAGCTAAGGATAACGCAAGAATACAGTTTGACAACATATTGCACTCCATGGGATTTGAATATGTAAAAATACGATTTGACAAGTGA
- a CDS encoding DUF4230 domain-containing protein, with the protein MKHKATLIVMMAITLLASCNRNKTDETAKQVDTIPEMVMHIQKCSRLYTAEYTFHKIITHQDKKTIKASLFKTDMSFDIPMSERKIAIPMDATVKAYIDFSNFSEKNITKYGNKIEITLPDPRIIMTSSKINHEDIKKDVSLMRSNFSDDELLSYEKQGRDQIIKAIPQTDILERAKMNAANNIIPMIKLMGYDEKNITINFRKDFSNNINNLIDKTTIEHGK; encoded by the coding sequence ATGAAACATAAAGCTACATTAATCGTTATGATGGCTATTACATTGCTTGCTTCTTGCAACAGAAACAAGACAGATGAAACAGCTAAGCAGGTAGATACAATACCAGAAATGGTGATGCATATACAAAAATGCTCACGACTATATACTGCAGAATACACATTCCACAAGATTATAACTCATCAGGATAAAAAAACAATCAAGGCTTCGCTATTTAAAACAGACATGAGCTTTGATATTCCAATGAGCGAAAGAAAGATTGCAATCCCTATGGACGCAACCGTAAAAGCATATATCGACTTCTCTAACTTTTCAGAAAAGAATATAACAAAGTATGGCAACAAAATCGAAATTACACTACCCGACCCACGAATCATAATGACAAGTTCTAAAATAAATCATGAAGATATTAAGAAAGATGTCAGTTTGATGCGCTCAAACTTCAGTGACGATGAACTGCTAAGTTATGAAAAACAAGGACGAGACCAAATAATAAAAGCTATTCCCCAAACTGATATTCTTGAAAGAGCAAAGATGAACGCAGCCAACAACATCATACCAATGATTAAACTAATGGGATATGACGAAAAAAATATAACCATTAATTTCAGAAAGGATTTTAGCAACAATATAAACAACCTTATTGATAAGACGACAATTGAACATGGGAAATAA
- a CDS encoding glycoside hydrolase family 2 TIM barrel-domain containing protein — protein sequence MKNKSVLLLLALLFTVKASAVESKLFVDNWLFKLADSTNMSLPNYKDSSWRKLTLPHDWAIEGDFLVTNPSGESGGALPGGIGWYRKHFDINDYSKAKRYYIDFDGVYMNSTVYVNGIELGTRPYGYSSFRYDITKYVRKNGNVVAVKVDNSDQPNSRWYSGCGIYRNVYLVETGNIHVAHWGTFVTASQNGNVNIDVSIDNTCNASEKITVRNSIVDSHGRIISVASSASLVKADTVTVNMQRLSVNNPSLWSVDSPNMYLLRAELLRGKKVVDTYTTKFGFRSFKFDAASGFWLNGKNMKINGVCNHHDLGCLGAAIHKDAIIRKLSILKDMGCNAIRCSHNPPAPELLDACDSLGFIVMDESFDMWHQKKTKNDYARFFDKWFERDLTDLVVRDRNHPSVIMWSIGNEVLEQWNSASADKLTPEQANLILNASHDASSLGGKELSINSKLTRRLADIVKHLDPTRPVTSGCNEPSPDNNLFKSGALDIIGYNYHIGNIKDVPHNFPGKPFIMTESVSALQTRGNYIMPSDTIYKAPKEWWLPYTDPSFMCSAYDNMHASWSSTHEQTWDIVKNTPFVSGQFIWTGWDYIGEPTPYSFPARSSYFGIIDLAGFPKDIYYMYQSEWTSKPVLHLFPHWNWIPGQTIDLWCYYNNADDVELFVNNVSQGVRHKLPHEYHVMWRVKFEPGEVRVVARKNGNIVREQTIHTAGAPDHIRFTADRSSNTHGGLVFVKAEIVDKDDNLCPWADNQIFFNVNGEASIAGVDNGSQTSMERFKANNRKAFFGRCMIVLKTSDTSGEIELTGKAVDLKDGYIKINNISY from the coding sequence ATGAAAAATAAGTCAGTTTTATTATTATTGGCATTGCTGTTTACAGTCAAGGCTTCGGCTGTTGAAAGTAAATTGTTTGTTGACAATTGGCTATTTAAATTGGCTGATTCTACAAACATGTCATTACCTAATTATAAAGATTCTTCTTGGCGAAAACTTACTTTGCCGCATGACTGGGCTATTGAGGGTGATTTTCTTGTTACAAATCCATCTGGAGAGAGTGGCGGAGCATTACCTGGTGGCATAGGTTGGTATCGTAAGCATTTTGACATAAATGATTACTCAAAAGCCAAAAGATATTATATTGATTTTGATGGCGTGTATATGAATTCCACTGTATATGTGAATGGCATAGAATTGGGTACACGACCTTATGGATATAGCAGTTTCAGATATGATATAACTAAGTATGTCAGGAAGAATGGCAATGTAGTTGCGGTAAAAGTGGATAATTCTGATCAGCCAAACAGTAGATGGTATAGTGGGTGTGGCATCTACCGTAATGTATATCTTGTAGAGACTGGTAATATCCATGTTGCCCATTGGGGAACTTTTGTTACTGCTTCACAGAATGGTAATGTTAATATTGATGTTAGTATAGACAATACCTGCAATGCGTCAGAGAAAATAACAGTGCGCAATAGTATTGTTGATTCTCATGGACGAATTATATCAGTTGCGTCTTCTGCTTCATTAGTTAAAGCCGATACTGTTACTGTAAACATGCAGCGTCTATCAGTTAATAATCCTTCCCTTTGGTCTGTTGATAGTCCGAATATGTATCTTTTGAGAGCAGAACTTTTACGTGGAAAGAAAGTTGTTGATACTTATACCACGAAGTTTGGTTTCCGTTCTTTTAAGTTTGATGCAGCTAGCGGCTTTTGGCTTAATGGCAAAAATATGAAAATAAATGGTGTATGTAATCATCATGATTTAGGATGCCTTGGTGCTGCGATACATAAGGATGCTATCATTCGTAAATTGTCCATTCTAAAGGATATGGGTTGCAATGCCATACGTTGTTCGCATAATCCGCCTGCCCCTGAATTACTTGATGCCTGTGACTCTCTTGGTTTCATCGTCATGGATGAGAGCTTTGATATGTGGCATCAAAAAAAGACGAAGAATGATTATGCTCGTTTCTTTGATAAATGGTTTGAACGTGATTTGACTGATTTGGTTGTTCGTGATCGCAATCATCCATCTGTTATCATGTGGAGCATTGGAAACGAAGTGCTTGAACAGTGGAATTCTGCTTCAGCAGATAAATTAACTCCAGAGCAGGCAAACCTGATACTTAATGCTTCTCATGATGCTTCTTCACTTGGTGGAAAGGAGTTGAGTATTAATTCAAAGCTCACACGCCGATTGGCTGATATAGTAAAGCATTTGGATCCAACACGCCCCGTAACATCAGGATGCAATGAACCTTCTCCAGACAACAATTTGTTTAAGAGTGGAGCATTGGATATTATAGGATATAATTATCATATAGGTAATATAAAGGATGTGCCACATAATTTTCCAGGCAAACCTTTTATCATGACAGAGTCGGTATCTGCATTGCAGACTCGTGGAAACTATATCATGCCAAGTGATACCATTTATAAGGCACCAAAAGAATGGTGGCTCCCATATACAGATCCGTCTTTCATGTGCAGCGCATACGATAATATGCACGCCTCTTGGAGTAGCACTCATGAGCAGACATGGGATATAGTTAAAAACACTCCTTTTGTGAGTGGTCAGTTCATCTGGACAGGATGGGATTATATTGGTGAACCGACTCCTTATAGTTTTCCTGCACGAAGCAGCTATTTTGGAATTATAGATTTAGCAGGTTTCCCTAAGGATATTTACTACATGTATCAGAGTGAATGGACTTCAAAGCCAGTGTTGCATCTCTTCCCACATTGGAATTGGATTCCAGGACAGACTATAGATCTGTGGTGCTATTATAATAATGCTGACGATGTAGAATTGTTTGTCAATAATGTCAGTCAGGGTGTGCGCCATAAGCTGCCACATGAATATCACGTCATGTGGAGAGTAAAGTTTGAACCTGGTGAAGTGAGAGTTGTAGCAAGAAAGAATGGAAACATCGTGCGTGAGCAGACAATACATACTGCTGGTGCACCCGATCATATACGATTTACAGCAGACCGGAGTTCAAACACTCATGGTGGATTGGTTTTTGTTAAGGCTGAAATTGTAGACAAAGACGATAACCTTTGTCCTTGGGCTGATAATCAGATATTCTTTAATGTAAATGGCGAAGCCTCTATTGCAGGTGTTGATAATGGAAGTCAAACATCAATGGAGCGTTTTAAGGCAAATAATCGTAAAGCATTCTTTGGACGTTGTATGATTGTTTTAAAGACTTCTGACACTTCTGGTGAAATAGAACTTACTGGTAAGGCTGTTGATTTAAAAGATGGATATATAAAGATTAACAATATTAGTTATTAA
- a CDS encoding efflux RND transporter periplasmic adaptor subunit, with amino-acid sequence MKVKGLIVFLMVTIVLSSCSNVKKTNSVKAINVSVLMVNGTDEATTKTYVGTVEESYGSQLSFATMGTVSQVFADEGKFVNKGDVLAVLDKQTLHNTYDIAKSTLTQTQDAYRRMNLLYKKGSLPEIKFIEIQTQLAQAQSAERIARKNLGDCVLRAPFGGYISERSVDMGNNVLPGQSCFKLVKLDKIKVKVSIPEKEIADIHVGQSVQFNVAALNNRMFTANVKEKGVQANPLSHTYDIKLEIANSDRALLPGMVCNVSIHHSGNDNSIVVPQDAVLVDGEGTYVWIVDGNRSKRRNVTSGDVSNQGIIITMGLNVGDKVIVSGQNNVSEDSKIKIQ; translated from the coding sequence ATGAAAGTAAAAGGATTGATTGTATTTTTGATGGTAACGATTGTATTATCAAGTTGTTCCAACGTGAAAAAAACAAATAGCGTAAAAGCTATTAATGTAAGTGTTTTAATGGTAAACGGTACAGATGAAGCTACAACCAAGACTTATGTTGGTACAGTAGAGGAATCTTATGGTTCACAGTTAAGTTTTGCTACAATGGGCACCGTTTCTCAGGTCTTTGCAGATGAAGGCAAGTTTGTTAACAAAGGTGATGTACTGGCAGTTCTTGATAAGCAGACGTTACATAATACATATGATATAGCTAAATCTACATTAACACAGACACAAGATGCATATCGTCGTATGAACTTACTGTATAAGAAAGGTAGTCTACCAGAAATCAAGTTCATCGAGATACAGACCCAGCTTGCTCAGGCTCAATCTGCTGAACGTATCGCAAGAAAAAATCTAGGAGATTGTGTCTTGCGCGCACCTTTTGGTGGTTATATTTCTGAGCGTAGTGTAGATATGGGTAACAATGTTCTTCCAGGACAAAGTTGCTTTAAGCTAGTAAAGTTAGATAAGATTAAAGTGAAAGTTTCTATTCCAGAGAAGGAAATTGCAGATATACATGTTGGACAGTCTGTTCAATTTAATGTTGCTGCTTTGAATAACCGTATGTTTACAGCAAATGTAAAGGAAAAGGGAGTTCAGGCTAATCCATTAAGTCACACTTATGATATAAAATTAGAAATAGCAAATAGCGATAGAGCTCTACTACCAGGAATGGTATGTAATGTTTCCATACATCATTCTGGTAATGATAACAGTATTGTTGTACCACAGGACGCTGTACTAGTTGACGGTGAAGGCACGTACGTGTGGATCGTAGACGGAAACAGAAGTAAACGTCGCAATGTTACTTCTGGTGATGTAAGTAATCAGGGAATTATCATTACTATGGGACTTAATGTTGGTGACAAAGTAATTGTAAGTGGACAGAATAATGTAAGTGAAGATTCTAAAATAAAGATTCAATGA
- a CDS encoding TolC family protein encodes MMKRLSIIILSVGMILPIHAQKIYTLKECRDLAMQNNVKIKDAKLGVSQALETEKNAFSKYLPTVTAGALYFQASDYMIKKDVSLSAEEQGKLGAIVSQMGLNPAALAALPSSYSFNMLKNGAMAQIMAMEPIYAGGQITAGNKLAKLQTDVKKLQIRQSEDEIISTTETYYNQLLTLYGKLKTIEKADAQLKRIHNDAENAYKAGLSTKKDMLTVELKQNELLGNRLKVENGIKLCKMVLAQYIGMNGEEVMIDTTLTNNIPEPSTYLVDHASALNNKVESQLLDKNVEANKLQTKLKKGALLPTVSVGAVGLYHDLMGNGQANVVGMATVSIPISGWWSGNHEVKHQKIAEQIARQDRDDNRQLLMIQMQSAYNDLDNSYRQILVARKSIEQSTENLRLNEDYYKAGTATMSDLLDAQTSNQQSLDKYTETVCNYLDCKTAYFIATGRDAE; translated from the coding sequence ATGATGAAAAGATTATCAATAATAATATTATCAGTTGGTATGATTTTGCCAATACACGCACAAAAGATATATACATTGAAAGAATGCCGTGACTTGGCAATGCAAAACAATGTAAAGATCAAGGATGCTAAACTTGGAGTAAGTCAGGCTCTGGAGACGGAAAAGAATGCATTTTCTAAATATCTGCCTACTGTAACGGCTGGTGCTCTTTATTTCCAAGCCAGTGATTATATGATAAAAAAAGATGTAAGTCTGTCTGCAGAAGAGCAAGGAAAATTGGGAGCTATCGTTTCACAGATGGGATTGAATCCTGCTGCTTTAGCTGCATTGCCATCTTCTTACTCATTTAATATGTTGAAAAATGGGGCTATGGCGCAGATAATGGCTATGGAACCTATTTATGCTGGCGGACAGATTACGGCTGGTAATAAATTGGCTAAGTTGCAGACTGATGTTAAGAAACTTCAGATAAGACAGTCTGAAGATGAGATTATATCAACAACAGAGACATACTATAATCAACTGCTAACTCTTTATGGAAAACTTAAAACCATAGAAAAGGCTGATGCTCAGTTGAAGCGTATTCATAATGATGCTGAAAATGCATACAAAGCTGGCTTGTCTACAAAAAAAGATATGTTGACAGTAGAATTGAAACAGAATGAATTGCTTGGTAACAGATTAAAAGTTGAAAACGGTATTAAATTGTGTAAAATGGTTCTGGCGCAATATATTGGTATGAATGGTGAGGAAGTAATGATAGATACAACGTTGACAAATAATATTCCTGAACCATCTACTTATCTTGTTGATCATGCTTCAGCATTGAACAATAAGGTTGAGTCACAACTTTTGGATAAAAATGTTGAGGCTAACAAACTCCAGACGAAACTTAAAAAAGGAGCTTTGCTGCCAACTGTGTCTGTAGGAGCTGTTGGGTTGTATCATGATCTGATGGGCAACGGTCAGGCTAATGTTGTTGGAATGGCAACTGTTAGTATCCCAATAAGCGGATGGTGGAGTGGAAATCACGAGGTGAAGCATCAGAAAATAGCCGAACAGATTGCACGCCAGGACAGGGATGACAATCGTCAATTACTCATGATACAGATGCAAAGTGCATACAATGATTTGGATAATTCATATAGACAGATTTTAGTTGCACGCAAGAGCATCGAACAATCAACAGAAAATCTTCGTCTGAATGAGGACTATTATAAGGCTGGCACTGCAACAATGAGCGATCTGCTTGATGCCCAGACTAGTAATCAGCAGTCTTTAGATAAATATACTGAAACGGTATGTAACTATCTGGATTGCAAGACGGCTTATTTTATAGCTACAGGCAGGGATGCTGAATAA
- a CDS encoding helix-turn-helix domain-containing protein, producing the protein MMLENDSQKSLQLPFEFHYVPDRSDTFIQPGEVVSIDNSMGMVICLCTKGSIDIKSGLNNYSIKEKEMFFYTPAGFLRVSNVSDDFTGLLIKPKLDFILPLISNLLNVRSQMYIRDNPKLTMTDQQYKYISGLLSSIEERINHEISSEMDERRRMVLTELIKSQASTLFYEILNQYLINQPIELSAPDRNDEIMQNFIVALDLHYRKERNVAFYAAEQCLSYSYFSEIIKAKTGVTALKWIISRVIIESKQMLEFTNISIKEIADRLNFPTQTFFGKYFKQYVGISPKEYRKRCKNRKGDISANKIEFDLYNYLRNND; encoded by the coding sequence ATGATGTTAGAGAATGATAGTCAAAAATCTCTTCAGCTCCCATTTGAGTTTCATTATGTACCAGATCGATCTGATACATTTATACAGCCAGGTGAAGTTGTCTCAATAGACAACTCCATGGGGATGGTAATATGTCTATGTACTAAAGGTAGTATAGATATAAAGTCTGGGCTAAACAATTATAGCATAAAAGAGAAGGAAATGTTTTTTTATACTCCTGCTGGATTCTTACGTGTGTCCAATGTCAGCGATGACTTTACAGGACTACTAATAAAACCAAAGTTAGACTTCATACTACCTCTGATTTCCAATCTTCTTAATGTGAGAAGTCAGATGTATATACGCGATAATCCAAAACTAACGATGACAGACCAGCAATACAAATATATTTCTGGTTTATTATCATCTATAGAAGAACGAATTAATCATGAGATTTCTTCTGAGATGGATGAACGAAGACGTATGGTTCTTACCGAACTTATAAAATCACAAGCCAGTACATTGTTTTATGAGATATTAAACCAGTATCTTATAAATCAACCGATAGAATTGTCTGCCCCAGACAGAAATGATGAAATCATGCAAAATTTTATTGTAGCACTGGATCTTCATTACAGAAAAGAAAGAAATGTTGCCTTTTACGCAGCAGAGCAATGTCTTTCTTATAGTTATTTCTCTGAGATAATAAAAGCAAAGACTGGCGTTACTGCTCTGAAATGGATTATAAGTCGCGTAATAATAGAGTCAAAACAAATGTTGGAATTTACCAATATCAGCATAAAGGAAATCGCTGACAGACTGAATTTTCCAACACAGACATTTTTCGGTAAGTACTTTAAACAGTATGTTGGAATATCACCTAAAGAATATCGTAAAAGATGCAAGAATCGCAAAGGAGATATTAGTGCCAACAAAATTGAATTTGATTTATATAATTATCTAAGGAATAATGATTAA